A region of the Nocardia nova SH22a genome:
CCGACATCCAGCAGATACAGTCTCGGGGCACGTGGGAGATCCTCATGGCCGCGCAGATGCGCCCGCAACAGCTCGAGGAATTCACGGCATGGGAGGCGAACCGATGAGCGACAACCACACCTTCGAACCGAACCCCGGCGCCGACCCGCAGGCCCTGGTGGACGCGCTGGTCTTCGACGACACCGCGCCCGCGCCGACCCTGCCGCCGACCGCCGCGGAGATCGAGCGCGGCATGGTCACCACCTCGCTCAAACTGCCCAAGGAGCTGCGCGACCGGGTGCGCGAGGCCGCCGCCGAACACTGCATCACCCCGTCGATGCTGATTCGCCAGTACATCGAAATGGGGTTGCTGGCCGAACAGCCCGGCCGGATGATCCCGCTGTCGGACGCGATCCGCGTCCTGAGCAGCCTGCGTCCCTCGGCCTGACCGGCGCCCTACATCCGGGTGAGGATCTCCAGGGCGATACCGGTCGCCGCGGCGTTGCTGTCCTCGTCGCCGAGATCCAGATCGCCCATCATCGACAGGCTCCAGCTGACCGCGAGCAATGCCTGCCGCGCATGGAACACCGCCAGCGGTGAGGGCTGCGGCTCCGCCACCAGATCCGCCAGCACCCGGAACTGATAACGCAGCCCGGCGCCGATGTCCAGCGCCCGGAACGCGGACTGATTGTCCGTCCAGAACCGGACCATGCTCTTGCCCAGGCCGTGCAGCAATGCCCCGTAGCGCAGCACGATCTGCTGCGAACGTTCGCGGCCGGGGGGTTCGGACCGCGCCCACGCCACGATGTCGTCGATGCCGCCGCGCAGATCCTCCGACAGGCTGACGACGATGTCCTCCTTGCTGCGGAAGTGGTAGTACAGCGCGGCCTTCGTGACCCCGAGTCGCTCGGCGATCTCGCGCAGCGAGGTCTTGTCGTAGCCGTGTTCGGCGAACAACTCCATGGCCACCGCGCGGATCCGTTCCCGTGTGTCGCTGCGACGCCTGTCCATCGACCCTCTCAGATTACTTGACGACCGGTAAGGTAAATATTACCGTGGCCGCGACGACGCAGGACCATCGGATGGGGAGATCATGACCGAGCAGACGTCGAATGTTCCAGTGGCGGGGGTGGCGATGACCGCGGTCGGGGTGGCGGTGATCCGGGCACGCGAAACCGCCCGCGCCGACCGGCTCTACGCCGATCCGCTGGCCCGGATGTTCGCCGACGCGGCGCGCGCCGGATTCGGGGAGCAGCGGTGGGCGCGGCTCACGGCGCTGGCCGACCAGTTCTACGAGGGCCGCACCGTCGGCGTGCGCCTGGTCGACGACCGGTTCCGGGCCGCCGCCGACGCCGGAATACGCCAGTTCGTGCTGCTGGGAGCGGGACTCGACACCCGGGCCTTCCGGATGGACCTGCCGCCGCGAGTGCAGATCTACGAGATCGACCTGCCCGAGACCTTCGCCTTCAAGGAGCCGATCCTCGACGCGGCGGGCGCGGTGGCGAGCTGCGGGCGCCGCGTCGTGATCGCCGATCTGCGCTCGGACTGGCAGAAAGCATTGCTGGACAGCGGATTTCGCCCCGACCTGCCGACCTCGTGGGTCGATGAGGGCAGTCTGGGGCGGCTGACCCAGGAATGGAATCAGCGGGTGGTCACCACCCTCACCGGCCTGTCGGCGCCCGGCAGCCTGTTCGGCGCGAGCCGCCTGATCGCCGAACCCGACGGCGCGCAGTACCGCGAACTGCGGCGCATGGTCGCCGACGCCGCCCCCGAAGCCGACGTGCCCGCCGAACCCGTCACCGCCGACGCCGATTTCGATGTCGAGCGGTGGCTGGGGGAGCTCGGGTGGGACACCGAATTCCGCAGCTGGAACGACATGGTCGCCGGACTCGCCCGCCCCGCGGCCCTGCAGGATTCGCGCATCGGCACCATCGCCGCGGTACGCCGGGCGGAGTGATGTGCGCTCCGGCAGGCGGGGGCTTCGGCCCCGCCGCCGGGGCGGATGCCGGGGCGGATGCCGGGGCGGATGCCGGGGCGGATGCCGGGGCGGATGCCGGGGCGGATGCCGGGGCGGATGCCGGGGCGGATGCCGGGGCGGTCTGGTTTATTAAGCTAACTGTGCAGCTGGCTTAATAAACTGCTAGTATGGAGTCATGAGCAGACAACCCGTGGCAACAGCGTCCGCGGTGGCCGCTGATCTGCGCGTCGCCGTCAGTGGCCTGCTGCGGCAGTTGCGGGCCCAGGCCGAGGGCAGTGACCTGACCAAATCGCAGAGTTCGGTACTGATCCGCCTCGAACAGGGCGGGCCCGCCACCGCCACCGAACTCGCCAATGCCGCCGGGATGCGGCCGCAGTCGATGGCGAAAATCGTTCGCGCACTGGAAGAAGCGGGACTGATCGCCGGTAGGCCCGATCCCGCCGACGGCCGCAAGACCGTCCTCGACCTCACCGACGCCGCCCGCGACGAATTCCGCACCGGCCGCCGCGCCAAGGAGGACTGGCTCACCCGCGTCATCGAAGCCGAATTCGACCCCGCCGAAATCGAACAACTCGCCGCCGCGGTCACCCTGCTCGAACGCATCGCCCGCAGCACCTGAACCGGGCCGCCGCAACCTCAGCGCGCACCCCGGCCGGGGCCGCGCCGATCGACGCTGCCCGCCGACCGCAGGTGACGTAGCGAACCTTCCCGCACAGCAGAAAACCTCAGCACCGCAAAGGAATCCGGCATGCCCATCACCACCCTGGACACCGACACGGCCCTCATCGTCGTCGACCTGCAGCACGGAATCGTCGGGCGCGCGCCCTCCGCCGACGTCATCGCCCGCGCCGCCACCCTCGCCCAGGCATTCCGGCACCGCGATCTGCCGGTCGTGCTGGTCAACGTCGCCGGAACCCCGCCCGGGCGCACCGACGCGGGCCCCACCGCTCTGGGCGAGCTGCCCGAGGACTGGGCCACCCTGATCCCCGAACTCGACCAGCAGCCCGGCGACGTCCTCGTCACCAAATACGCGCGCAGCGCCTTCGCCGGTACCGGACTGGCCGACCGGCTGCGCGCCGAGGGCGTCACCCAGGTCGTGGTCGTCGGCATCGCCACCGGCGCCGGAGTCGAATCCACCGCCCGCGACGCCCACGAGCAGGGCTTCCATGTCACCCTGCCCGTCGACGCCATGACCGACCCCGACGCCGGACGCCACGAGCACAGCATCGCCCACATCTTCGGCCGCATCGCCGAGACCGGCACCACCGACGATGTACTACAGATCCTGGCGGCCCGCTCGTGACAGCCGCCCCCACCGACACCACCACCGCCCGCAGCGACCCGTTCACCACCCGGTTCGTCGGCCCGCTGCTGCTGGGCTCCACTCTCAACCCGATCAACACCTCCACCATCGCCACCGCCCTGGTCGGCATCGGCGTCGACTTCCACCGCGGGCCCGCCGCCACCGCCGTCCTGATCTCGGTGCTGTATCTGTGCAGCGCGGTCGCGCAGCCCACGATGGGCAAACTCGCCACATTGTTCGGGCCGCGCCGCGTCTTCGTCAGCGGACTGGTCGTCCTCATCGCCGCGGGCATCATCGGCACCGCCGCACCGGCCTTCGGATTCCTCGTGGTATCCCGCGCCCTGATCGGCGTCGGGACCTCCGCGGCATTCCCCACCGCCATGGCCCTGGTGCGCCGCCGCGCCGACGCGGCGGGCACCGGAGTGCCCGCGCGGGTGCTGGGCAACTTCTCCATCGCCGCTCAGGTCACCACCGTCGTCGGCCTGCCGCTCGGCGGGGTGCTGGCCGGTGTGTTCGGCTGGCGCGCAATCTTTTTCGTCAACATCCCGCTGGCGGTCGTCGCGCTCGTGGCCACCCTGCGCGGGGTTCCGGCCGACGAGCCCGCCAGCGTGCGGGTTGCGGCGCTGCCGGGCGCGGTCGACCTCGTCGGCATCGTGTTGTTCGCGGGCACCGTGATCAGTGTGCTGATGCTGCTGTCGGATCTGAGCTCGCCGGACTGGGCGCTGGTGCCGATCGCGGTCGTGCTGGGCGCCGCGCTGATCGGATGGGAACTGCGCAGCCGCAGCCCGCTCATCGATGTGCGCATGCTCACCCGCCACAGCGACCTGCTGCGCACCTACCTGCGTCAGGCCGTGGTCTCACTGGGCACCTACACCGCGCTCTACGGCACCAGTCAATGGATGGAGCAGGCCGCCGGATACAGCGCCACCCAGGTCGGGCTGATCCTGCTGCCGCTGTCGGCGATCAGCATCGTGGTGGCCAGGCTCGTGTCCGACCGCGGCTGGATCCGGTGGCCGCTGATCGTCAGCGGTGTCGCGCTGGCCGCCACCGGTGTCATGATGCGGTTCATCACCCACGGCTCACCGGTGCTCGTGCTGATCGCGATGTCGCTGCTGTTCGGGCTCGCTTCCGGGTTCTCCGGATTCGCCAACCAGGCGTCGCTGTACGTGCAAGCACCGGCCGACCAGGTCGCGGTCGCCTCGGGGCTGTATCGCACCTTCGCCTATCTAGGAGCGATCTTCTCCTCGAGTCTCATCGCGCTGACCTTCGGCCCCGCGCCCAGCGATGCCGGGCTGCACGCCGTCGCCTGGGTGATCCTCGGTCTCGGCGCCGCGATCGGGCTGATGACGGTGGCCGACAACAGGATTCCCGCTCATACGCGCGCCCGGGCGGCTCAGGCATAGGCGCGATCCGCGATGGTCACATCCGCAGGGGCAGACCGGCGCGGATGCGTGCCATCCGGTCCTCGTGCACCGCGTGGGCGCGGTCGAGGAGATCCGGCAGATCGTCGGCGCCGAAGCGGTGCACGAACTTCTCGGGCAGTCCCGCGATCGCCTGCTCGGCGGCCAGCAGTCGCGCGTAGGTCTTCTCCCGCAGCGTCTGATCGGCCTCGTAACCCAGGTCCAGATACCGGACCGCGTAGCGGTGCGCTCCCGCGAGGACGGTCTGCGCGCGTCCGGCCGGACTCCACAGCGACACCGCCACCGTCACCACCAGCACCGCGACGATCACCACCAGCGACCACGGTGTCGAGATCTCGCTCACCGGAACCGGATCGCCGTCGTTGACGAAGGCGACCCCGTTGTGGTGCAGCGCGTGCAGGATCAGCTTCACGCCGATGAACCCGAGGATCACCGCTAGTCCGAAACTCAGATAGATCAGCCGGTCCAGCAGACCCTCCAGCAGGAAGAACAACTGCCGCAACCCCAGCAGGGAGAACGCGGTCGCGGTGAACACCAGGAACACGTTCTGGGTCAGGCCGAAGATCGCCGGAATCGAATCCAGCGCGAACAGCACATCGGTGCCGCCGATCGCGATCATCGCCGACAGCATCGGCGTGAGCCTGCGCCGCCCGCGCACCGTCGTGGTCATCGCGTCGCCGTCGTAGAAATCGGTGGTGCGCAACACCTTCCGCGTCAGCCGCGCCACCACGCCGTCACCGTCGCGTTCCTCCTCACCCTCCGGGCGCAACATGTTGCCCGCCGTCACCAGCAGCAGCCCGCCGAAAATGTAGAACACCCACGCGAACCGGTTGATCAGCGTCGCGCCCAGGAAGATGAATCCCGTCCGCGCCGCCAGCGAGATCACGATCCCCACCAGCAGCACCTTCTGCTGCGCGGCCGCCGGAACCCGGAACGCGGTGAAGATCACCAGGAACACGAACAGGTTGTCCACCGACAGCGCCTTCTCGGTGATGTAACCGGCGAAGTACTCCACCCCCATCTCCGAACCACCGAACGCCCACACCACGAACCCGAACGTCACCGCCACACCCACATACGCCGCCGACCACACCGCCGCCTCCCGCAACGACGGCGAATGCGGTGTGCGCACATGGAAGACGAAATCGAACACCAGCAAGGCGACGATCAACGCCACCGCGCCCAGCCACGCCGGCAGCGCAACGCTCACAGCGGCCTCCTGTGCCCGAAGGGTCTCGCGGTGACTGTAACCCTCGTCGCCGGCACCGGGCCGATATCGACATGCACCGGGTGTGAACACACCGGATGCCCCGCGGACCGGGATCGGTCCACGGGGCATCCGTGCGGTGATCAGTTCAGATCGAACCG
Encoded here:
- a CDS encoding CopG family transcriptional regulator is translated as MSDNHTFEPNPGADPQALVDALVFDDTAPAPTLPPTAAEIERGMVTTSLKLPKELRDRVREAAAEHCITPSMLIRQYIEMGLLAEQPGRMIPLSDAIRVLSSLRPSA
- a CDS encoding TetR/AcrR family transcriptional regulator; the encoded protein is MDRRRSDTRERIRAVAMELFAEHGYDKTSLREIAERLGVTKAALYYHFRSKEDIVVSLSEDLRGGIDDIVAWARSEPPGRERSQQIVLRYGALLHGLGKSMVRFWTDNQSAFRALDIGAGLRYQFRVLADLVAEPQPSPLAVFHARQALLAVSWSLSMMGDLDLGDEDSNAAATGIALEILTRM
- a CDS encoding SAM-dependent methyltransferase, with protein sequence MTEQTSNVPVAGVAMTAVGVAVIRARETARADRLYADPLARMFADAARAGFGEQRWARLTALADQFYEGRTVGVRLVDDRFRAAADAGIRQFVLLGAGLDTRAFRMDLPPRVQIYEIDLPETFAFKEPILDAAGAVASCGRRVVIADLRSDWQKALLDSGFRPDLPTSWVDEGSLGRLTQEWNQRVVTTLTGLSAPGSLFGASRLIAEPDGAQYRELRRMVADAAPEADVPAEPVTADADFDVERWLGELGWDTEFRSWNDMVAGLARPAALQDSRIGTIAAVRRAE
- a CDS encoding MarR family winged helix-turn-helix transcriptional regulator, with translation MSRQPVATASAVAADLRVAVSGLLRQLRAQAEGSDLTKSQSSVLIRLEQGGPATATELANAAGMRPQSMAKIVRALEEAGLIAGRPDPADGRKTVLDLTDAARDEFRTGRRAKEDWLTRVIEAEFDPAEIEQLAAAVTLLERIARST
- a CDS encoding cysteine hydrolase family protein, whose amino-acid sequence is MPITTLDTDTALIVVDLQHGIVGRAPSADVIARAATLAQAFRHRDLPVVLVNVAGTPPGRTDAGPTALGELPEDWATLIPELDQQPGDVLVTKYARSAFAGTGLADRLRAEGVTQVVVVGIATGAGVESTARDAHEQGFHVTLPVDAMTDPDAGRHEHSIAHIFGRIAETGTTDDVLQILAARS
- a CDS encoding MFS transporter is translated as MTAAPTDTTTARSDPFTTRFVGPLLLGSTLNPINTSTIATALVGIGVDFHRGPAATAVLISVLYLCSAVAQPTMGKLATLFGPRRVFVSGLVVLIAAGIIGTAAPAFGFLVVSRALIGVGTSAAFPTAMALVRRRADAAGTGVPARVLGNFSIAAQVTTVVGLPLGGVLAGVFGWRAIFFVNIPLAVVALVATLRGVPADEPASVRVAALPGAVDLVGIVLFAGTVISVLMLLSDLSSPDWALVPIAVVLGAALIGWELRSRSPLIDVRMLTRHSDLLRTYLRQAVVSLGTYTALYGTSQWMEQAAGYSATQVGLILLPLSAISIVVARLVSDRGWIRWPLIVSGVALAATGVMMRFITHGSPVLVLIAMSLLFGLASGFSGFANQASLYVQAPADQVAVASGLYRTFAYLGAIFSSSLIALTFGPAPSDAGLHAVAWVILGLGAAIGLMTVADNRIPAHTRARAAQA
- a CDS encoding TerC/Alx family metal homeostasis membrane protein is translated as MSVALPAWLGAVALIVALLVFDFVFHVRTPHSPSLREAAVWSAAYVGVAVTFGFVVWAFGGSEMGVEYFAGYITEKALSVDNLFVFLVIFTAFRVPAAAQQKVLLVGIVISLAARTGFIFLGATLINRFAWVFYIFGGLLLVTAGNMLRPEGEEERDGDGVVARLTRKVLRTTDFYDGDAMTTTVRGRRRLTPMLSAMIAIGGTDVLFALDSIPAIFGLTQNVFLVFTATAFSLLGLRQLFFLLEGLLDRLIYLSFGLAVILGFIGVKLILHALHHNGVAFVNDGDPVPVSEISTPWSLVVIVAVLVVTVAVSLWSPAGRAQTVLAGAHRYAVRYLDLGYEADQTLREKTYARLLAAEQAIAGLPEKFVHRFGADDLPDLLDRAHAVHEDRMARIRAGLPLRM